Proteins from one Alysiella filiformis genomic window:
- a CDS encoding amidohydrolase family protein: MIDTHIHFWRYQDIDYAWISDEMPMLKQDRLPEHIVPLAQDLGVVAGMAVQARCDVAENAFLLNLAKENQWIKGIVGWLDLRSGSLKDDLAQFEHEPLMKGFRHIVQDEPNPAAYWSDQLFRDGVKFIQKQGFVYDLLCHQKDLGAVVDFARAIDDNWLILDHLGKPKFGATGAFDDWKSHLNQLAKLPHVAVKISGLVTECGAHCSVDDIRPYVATALDLFGDGRVLFGSDWSVCTLTHDYQKVFNLFCATTHHFRQPENPFTENAKKIYSIEWTD, from the coding sequence ATGATTGACACCCACATTCATTTTTGGCGTTATCAAGATATTGATTATGCTTGGATTTCTGATGAAATGCCGATGTTGAAACAAGACAGGCTGCCTGAACACATTGTGCCTTTGGCGCAAGATTTGGGCGTGGTGGCTGGAATGGCGGTACAAGCGCGTTGTGATGTGGCGGAAAATGCGTTTTTGTTGAATTTAGCCAAAGAAAATCAATGGATTAAAGGAATTGTTGGGTGGTTGGATTTGCGTTCAGGCAGCCTGAAAGATGATTTGGCGCAATTTGAACACGAACCTTTGATGAAAGGCTTTCGCCATATTGTGCAAGATGAACCCAATCCTGCGGCTTATTGGTCTGACCAATTATTTAGAGATGGCGTCAAATTCATTCAAAAACAAGGTTTTGTTTATGATTTGTTGTGTCATCAAAAAGATTTGGGTGCGGTGGTGGATTTTGCACGAGCCATTGACGATAACTGGTTGATTTTAGACCATTTGGGTAAACCCAAATTTGGCGCAACTGGCGCATTTGATGATTGGAAAAGCCATTTAAATCAACTGGCTAAATTGCCTCATGTGGCGGTGAAAATTTCGGGTTTGGTAACGGAATGTGGAGCGCATTGTTCGGTGGACGATATTCGCCCTTATGTGGCAACGGCTTTGGATTTGTTTGGCGATGGGCGCGTGTTGTTTGGTTCGGATTGGTCGGTTTGCACATTAACGCATGATTATCAAAAGGTTTTTAATTTATTCTGTGCGACTACACACCATTTCAGGCAACCTGAAAACCCATTTACCGAAAACGCCAAAAAAATTTACAGCATTGAATGGACGGATTGA
- a CDS encoding SDR family oxidoreductase has translation MDLHLKNKVFLISGGGAGIGAAISLGLAQEGAIPVILGRSQPDVDFWAKLQAIQSQSFFIQTELTDEQACVSAVQKTVEQFKRLDGLVNNAGVNDNIGLTSSTDLFRQSLEKNLVHYFVLMREVLPHLRETLGAVVNIGSKTAVTGQGQTSAYAAANGGRMALTREWAAALLADGVRVNAVIPAEVMTPLYARWIQSFDNPEEKLAQITSKIPLGKRMTTAEEIADTVVFLLSPRSSHTTGQCVFVDGGYTHLDRALT, from the coding sequence ATGGATTTACATTTAAAAAACAAAGTCTTCTTGATTAGCGGTGGTGGGGCTGGCATTGGTGCGGCAATTTCTTTGGGTTTGGCGCAAGAAGGGGCGATTCCCGTGATTTTGGGGCGTTCGCAACCCGATGTGGATTTTTGGGCAAAATTGCAAGCCATTCAATCGCAAAGTTTTTTTATTCAAACCGAATTAACCGATGAGCAAGCCTGTGTTTCTGCTGTACAAAAAACAGTTGAACAATTCAAGCGTTTAGACGGTTTGGTCAATAATGCGGGTGTGAATGACAATATTGGTCTGACCAGTTCTACGGATTTATTTCGCCAATCTTTGGAAAAAAATTTGGTGCATTATTTTGTGTTGATGCGCGAAGTCTTGCCCCATTTGCGCGAAACTTTGGGCGCGGTGGTGAACATCGGCTCCAAAACGGCTGTTACAGGGCAAGGTCAGACCAGCGCGTATGCCGCAGCCAATGGTGGTCGCATGGCACTCACGCGCGAATGGGCGGCGGCTTTGTTGGCAGATGGGGTGCGCGTGAACGCGGTGATTCCTGCCGAAGTGATGACGCCATTGTATGCGCGTTGGATTCAAAGTTTTGATAATCCAGAAGAAAAATTGGCACAAATCACGTCCAAAATTCCGCTTGGCAAACGCATGACCACTGCCGAAGAAATTGCGGATACGGTGGTCTTTCTGTTGTCGCCACGTTCGTCTCACACAACGGGGCAATGTGTTTTTGTTGATGGCGGCTACACGCATCTTGACCGTGCATTAACTTGA